In the Gorilla gorilla gorilla isolate KB3781 chromosome 10, NHGRI_mGorGor1-v2.1_pri, whole genome shotgun sequence genome, one interval contains:
- the BAZ2A gene encoding bromodomain adjacent to zinc finger domain protein 2A isoform X6 → MEANDHFNFTGLPPAPAASGLKPSPSSGEGLYTNGSPMNFPQQGKSLNGDVNVNGLSTVSHTTTSGILNSAPHSSSTSHLHHPSVAYDCLWNYSQYPSANPGSNLKDPPLLSQFSGGQYPLNGILGGSRQPSSPSHNTNLRAGSQEFWANGTQSPMGLNFDSQELYDSFPDQNFEVMPNGPPSFFTSPQTSPMLGSSIQTFAPSQEVGSGIHPDEAAEKEMTSVVAENGTGLVGSLELEEEQPELKMCGYNGSVPSVESLHQEVSVLVPDPTVSCLDDPSHLPDQLEDTPILSEDSLEPFNSLAPEPVSGGLYGIDDTELMGAEDKLPLEDSPVISALDCPSLNNATAFSLLADDSQTSTSIFASPTSPPVLGESVLQDNSFDLNNGSDAEQEEMETQSSDFPPSLSQPAPDQSSTIQLHPATSPAVSPTTSPAVSLVVSPAASPEISPEVCPAASTVVSPAVFSVVSPASSAVLPAVSSEVPLTASVTSPKASPVTSPAAAFPTASPANKDVSSFLETTADLEEITGEGLTASGSGDVMRRRIATPEEVRLPLQHGWRREVRIKKGSHRWQGETWYYGPCGKRMKQFPEVIKYLSRNVVHSVRREHFSFSPRMPVGDFFEERDTPEGLQWVQLSAEEIPSRIQAITGKRGRPRNTEKAKTKEVPKVKRGRGRPPKVKITELLNKTDNRPLKKLEAQETLNEEDKAKIAKSKKKMRQKVQRGECQTTIQGQARNKRKQETKSLKQKEAKKKSKAEKEKGKTKQEKLKEKVKREKKEKVKMKEKEEVTKAKPACKADKTLATQRRLEERQRQQMILEEMKKPTEDMCLTDHQPLPDFSRVPGLTLPSGAFSDCLTIVEFLHSFGKVLGFDPAKDVPSLGVLQEGLLCQGDSLGEVQDLLVRLLKAALHDPGLPSYCQSLKILGEKVSEIPLTRDNVSEILRCFLMAYGVEPALCDRLRTQPFQAQPPQQKAAVLAFLVHELNGSTLIINEIDKTLESMSSYRKNKWIVEGRLRRLKTVLAKRTGRSEVEMEGPEECLGRRRSSRIMEETSGMEEEEEEESIAAVHGRRGRRDGEVDATASSIPELERQIEKLSKRQLFFRKKLLHSSQMLRAVSLGQDRYRRRYWVLPYLAGIFVEGTEGNLVPEDVIKKETDSLKVAAHASLNPALFSMKMELAGSNTTASSPARARGRPRKTKPGSMQPRHLKSPVRGQDSEQPQAQLQPEAQLHAPAQPQPQLQLQLQSHKGFLEQEGSPLSLGQSQHDLSQSAFLSWLSQTQSHSSLLSSSVLTPDSSPGKLDPAPSQPPEEPEPDEAESSPDPQALWFNISAQMPCNAAPTPPPAVSEDQPTPSPQQLASSKPMNRPSAANPCSPVQFSSTPLAGLAPKRRAGDPGEMPQSPTGLGQPKRRGRPPSKFFKQMEQRYLTQLTAQPVPPEMCSGWWWIRDPETLDAMLKALHPRGIREKALHKHLNKHRDFLQEVCLRPSADPIFEPRQLPAFQEGIMSWSPKEKTYETDLAVLQWVEELEQRVIMSDLQIRGWTCPSPDSTREDLAYCEHLSDSQEDITWRGRGREGLAPQRKTTNPLDLAVMRLAALEQNVERRYLREPLWPTHEVVLEKALLSTPNGAPEGTTTEISPLSPSRSYEITPRIRVWRQTLERCRSAAQVCLCLGQLERSIAWEKSVNKVTCLVCRKGDNDEFLLLCDGCDRGCHIYCHRPKMEAVPEGDWFCTVCLAQQVEGEFTQKPCFPKRGQKRKSGYSLNFSEGDGRRRRVLLRGRESPAAGPRYSEEGLSPSKRRRLSMRNHHSDLTFCEIILMEMESHDAAWPFLEPVNPRLVSGYRRIIKNPMDFSTMRERLLRGGYTSSEEFAADALLVFDNCQTFNEDDSEVGKAGHIMRRFFESRWEEFYQGKQANL, encoded by the exons ATGGAGGCAAACGACCATTTTAACTTTACTGGCCTTCCCCCTGCACCTGCTGCCTCAGGACTGAAACCCTCTCCTTCCTCAGGGGAGGGCCTCTACACTAACGGGTCTCCCATGAACTTCCCCCAGCAAGGGAAAA gTTTGAATGGGGATGTGAATGTTAATGGCTTATCTACTGTATCTCACACTACTACTTCAGGGATTTTGAACTCTGCTCCCCACTCCTCCAGCACCTCACACCTCCATCACCCCAGCGTGGCCTACGACTGTCTCTGGAACTACTCACAGTACCCATCTGCCAATCCTGGCAGCAACCTCAAGGACCCACCCCTTCTCTCCCAGTTCTCGGGGGGACAATACCCACTCAACGGCATCCTTGGGGGCAGCCGGCAACCTTCATCCCCAAGTCATAACACTAACCTTCGGGCTGGGAGCCAAGAGTTCTGGGCCAATGGTACCCAGAGTCCCATGGGGCTTAACTTTGATTCACAAGAACTGTATGATTCCTTTCCTGACCAGAATTTTGAGGTGATGCCCAATGGACCCCCTAGTTTTTTCACCTCCCCACAGACTTCTCCTATGTTGGGATCTAGCATTCAAACCTTTGCACCCTCCCAGGAGGTAGGCAGTGGTATCCATCCTGATGAGGCAGCAGAAAAGGAGATGACTTCAGTTGTGGCAGAGAATGGCACTGGCTTGGTAGGCAGCTTGGAGCTGGAAGAAGAGCAGCCAG AACTGAAGATGTGTGGCTACAATGGCTCTGTCCCTTCTGTGGAATCGTTACACCAAGAGGTCTCAGTCCTGGTCCCTGACCCCACAGTGAGCTGTTTAGATGATCCTTCACATCTTCCTGATCAACTGGAAGACACTCCAATCCTCAGTGAAGACTCTCTGGAGCCCTTCAACTCTTTGGCACCAG AGCCAGTGAGTGGAGGACTGTATGGTATTGATGACACGGAGCTGATGGGTGCAGAGGACAAGCTGCCTCTTGAGGAcagccctgtgatttctgccctTGATTGCCCTTCCCTCAATAATGCTACTGCCTTCAGTCTCCTGGCAGATGATAGTCAAACATCAACCTCTATCTTTGCCAGTCCCACCTCTCCACCTGTCCTAGGGGAGTCTGTCCTGCAAG ATAACAGCTTTGACCTGAATAATGGTAGTGACGCTgaacaggaagaaatggaaactcaATCTTCAGACTTCCCACCATCCCTGAGCCAGCCAGCTCCTGATCAGTCATCCACTATTCAGCTACATCCAGCAACCTCACCAGCAGTCTCGCCAACAACCTCCCCAGCAGTCTCCCTAGTGGTTTCTCCAGCAGCCTCCCCAGAAATCTCTCCAGAAGTTTGTCCCGCAGCTTCTACAGTTGTCTCTCCAGCAGTCTTCTCAGTGGTCTCTCCAGCTTCCTCAGCAGTCCTCCCAGCAGTCTCCTCAGAAGTCCCCTTGACGGCTTCAGTGACATCCCCAAAAGCCTCTCCCGTAACTTCCCCAGCAGCTGCCTTTCCAACAGCCTCCCCAGCAAATAAGGATGTCAGCAGCTTTCTAGAAACCACTGCTGACCTGGAAGAGATCACTGGAGAAGGACTCACTGCTTCTGGTAGTG GTGATGTTATGAGGAGACGTATTGCTACCCCAGAAGAAGTTCGTCTTCCCCTCCAACATGG GTGGCGGAGAGAGGTGCGCATCAAGAAGGGCAGCCACCGATGGCAGGGGGAGACCTGGTATTATGGTCCCTGTGGGAAGAGGATGAAGCAATTTCCAGAAGTGATCAAG TACCTGAGCCGCAACGTGGTACACAGTGTCCGCCGTGAGCACTTCAGCTTCAGTCCCCGTATGCCTGTTGGagatttctttgaagaaagagACACGCCAGAG GGCTTGCAGTGggtgcagctctcagcagaggagATCCCGTCGAGGATTCAGGCAATTACTGGCAAACGGGGTCGACCTCGAAACACTGAGAAGGCTAAGACTAAGGAAGTCCCCAAGGTGAAACGGGGTCGAGGTCGGCCACCTAAGGTCAAAATCACTGAGCTATTGAACAAGACAGACAACCGCCCCCTAAAGAAACTGGAGGCCCAAG AAACATTGAATGAGGAGGATAAAGCAAAGATTGCTAAAAGCAAGAAGAAGATGAGGCAGAAGGTTCAACGGGGAGAGTGTCAGACTACTATCCAAGGGCAG GCCAGAAATAAGCGGAAACAAGAGACCAAGAGCTTAAAGCAGAAGGAAGCTAAGAAGAAATCCAAG gctgagaaagaaaaaggaaagacaaagcaggaaaaactgaaggaaaaagtcaagagggaaaagaaggagaaggtaaaaatgaaggaaaaggaggaggtgaCCAAAGCCAAGCCAGCCTGTAAAGCAGATAAGACCCTGGCCACACAGAGGCGCTTGGAGGAACGGCAGAGGCAACAGATGATCTTGGAGGAAATGAAGAAGCCGACAGAGGATATGTGTCTGACTGACCACCAG CCCCTGCCTGACTTCTCACGAGTCCCTGGTCTGACATTGCCCAGTGGAGCCTTCTCAGACTGCTTGACCATTGTGGAGTTCCTGCATAGCTTTGGCAAGGTGCTGGGCTTTGATCCTGCCAAAGATGTGCCTAGCCTGGGGGTCCTGCAGGAGGGACTCCTGTGTCAAGGTGACAGCTTGGGTGAGGTGCAAGACCTGCTGGTCAGGCTGCTGAAGGCTGCACTCCATGATCCTGGCTTGCCCTCCTACTGTCAG TCCCTAAAGATCTTGGGGGAGAAGGTGTCTGAGATCCCACTGACAAGAGACAATGTGTCGGAGATCCTGCGCTGCTTCCTTATGGCATATGGAGTAGAGCCAGCCCTCTGTGACCGCCTGCGCACCCAGCCTTTTCAGGCCCAGCCACCCCAGCAGAAGGCTGCTGTCCTGGCCTTCCTTGTGCATGAGCTCAATGGCTCCACCCTCATCATCAA TGAGATTGACAAGACTCTGGAGAGTATGTCCAGCTACAGGAAAAACAAGTGGATTGTTGAAGGCCGGCTCCGGAG GCTGAAAACTGTTCTGGCCAAGCGAACTGGGCGGTCTGAAGTAGAGATGGAAGGGCCAGAGGAATGCCTGGGACGGAGGCGCAGTTCTCGGATCATGGAAGAGACCAGTGGcatggaagaagaggaagaagaggagtctATAGCAGCTGTCCATGGCCGCAGGGGTCGAAGAGATGGAGAG GTTGATGCCACAGCATCTAGCATCCCAGAGCTAGAGCGCCAGATAGAAAAACTCAGTAAG CGTCAGCTTTTCTTTCGCAAAAAGTTGCTTCACTCATCCCAGATGCTTCGGGCGGTCTCCCTGGGTCAGGACCGCTACAGACGTCGCTACTGGGTATTGCCGTATTTGGCTGGTATCTTTGTAGAAGGAACAGAGGGGAACTTAG TTCCTGAGGATGTGATAAAGAAGGAAACTGACTCCTTAAAAGTGGCAGCCCATGCGTCACTCAACCCTGCCCTcttctctatgaagatggagTTAGCTGGCTCCAACACCACTGCCAGTTCTCCTGCCCGGGCCCGAGGCCGACCTCGAAAAACTAAGCCTGGGTCTATGCAACCTAGGCATCTTAAGTCCCCTGTCAGGGGTCAGGATTCAGAACAGCCCCAGGCCCAGCTTCAGCCTGAGGCTCAGCTTCATGCtcctgcccagccccagcctcagcttcAGCTTCAGCTTCAGTCCCATAAGGGGTTCCTGGAGCAAGAAGGCTCCCCTTTGTCACTGGGTCAGAGCCAGCATGACCTCAGCCAGTCAGCCTTCCTGTCTTGGCTGAGCCAGACTCAGAGCCATAGCTCCCTGTTGAGCAGCTCAGTCCTCACGCCTGATAGCAGTCCGGGAAAACTAGACCCAGCTCCATCACAGCCCCCGGAGGAGCCAGAGCCTGATGAGGCAGAATCCAGCCCTGATCCTCAAGCACTCTGGTTTAACATCTCAGCCCAGATGCCCTGCAATGCTGCCCCTACACCGCCCCCTGCAGTTTCTGAGGACCAACCCACTCCCTCCCCTCAGCAGCTTGCCTCCTCCAAGCCA ATGAATAGACCTAGTGCTGCCAACCCTTGTTCTCCAGTGCAGTTCTCTTCCACGCCCTTGGCTGGGTTGGCCCCTAAGAGGCGAGCAGGAGACCCTGGAGAAATGCCACAGAGTCCCACAGGGCTGGGACAGCCCAAACGGAGAGGGAGACCTCCCAGTAAGTTCTTCAAACAGATGGAACAGCGTTACCTAACCCAGCTGACAGCCCAGCCTGTCCCACCTG AGATGTGCTCAGGCTGGTGGTGGATACGAGATCCTGAGACGTTGGATGCCATGCTCAAGGCCCTACACCCCCGAGGTATCCGGGAGAAGGCACTTCACAAACACCTTAACAAGCACAGGGACTTCTTGCAGGAAGTCTGCCTGCGGCCCTCAGCTG ACCCCATCTTTGAGCCCAGGCAACTACCTGCCTTTCAAGAAGGGATTATGAGCTGGTCCCCCAAAGAGAAGACATACGAGACAGACCTAGCAGTGCTTCAATGGGTAGAGGAGCTGGAGCAGCGGGTTATCATGTCTGATCTGCAGATTCGG GGCTGGACATGTCCTAGCCCAGACTCTACCCGTGAAGACTTGGCCTACTGTGAGCACCTCTCCGACTCCCAGGAGGATATCACCTGGCGAGGTCGGGGCAGGGAAGGTCTGGCACCTCAGCGTAAAACTACCAACCCTTTGGACCTGGCTGTGATGCGGCTGGCTGCCCTGGAACAGAATGTAGAACGGCGGTACCTGCGGGAGCCCCTCTGGCCAACTCATGAGGTTGTGCTGGAGAAGGCCCTGCTTAGCACACCTAATGGTGCCCCTGAGGGCACCACTACAGAGAT ATCACCACTTTCTCCCTCCAGATCATATGAGATCACCCCTCGCATTCGTGTCTGGCGCCAGACCCTCGAGCGGTGCCGGAGCGCAGCCCAGGTGTGCTTGTGCCTGGGCCAGCTGGAGAGGTCCATTGCCTGGGAGAAGTCTGTCAACAAAGTG ACGTGTCTAGTCTGCCGGAAGGGTGACAATGATGAGTTTCttctgctttgtgatgggtgtgaCCGTGGCTGCCACATTTACTGCCATCGTCCCAAGATGGAGGCTGTCCCAGAAGGAGATTGGTTCTGTACTGTCTGTTTGGCTCAG CAGGTGGAGGGAGAATTCACTCAGAAGCCTTGTTTCCCAAAGCGTGGCCAGAAGCGGAAAAGTGGTTATTCGCTGAACTTCTCAGAGGGTGATGGCCGCCGACGCCGGGTACTGTTGAGGGGCCGAGAAAGCCCAGCAGCAGGGCCTCGGTACTCGGAAGAAGGGCTCTCCCCCTCCAAGCGGCGGCGACTCTCAATGCGGAACCACCACAGTGATCTCACGTTTTGCGA GATTATCCTGATGGAGATGGAGTCCCATGATGCAGCCTGGCCTTTCCTAGAGCCTGTGAACCCACGTTTGGTGAGTGGGTACCGGCGCATCATCAAAAATCCTATGGATTTTTCCACCATGCGGGAGCGGCTGCTCAGGGGCGG GTACACCAGCTCAGAGGAGTTTGCGGCTGATGCCCTCCTGGTATTTGACAACTGCCAGACTTTCAACGAGGATGACTCTGAAGTAGGCAAGGCTGGGCACATCATGCGCCGCTTCTTCGAGAGCCGCTGGGAGGAGTTTTATCAGGGAAAACAGGCCAATCTGTGA